Proteins co-encoded in one Arachis hypogaea cultivar Tifrunner chromosome 13, arahy.Tifrunner.gnm2.J5K5, whole genome shotgun sequence genomic window:
- the LOC112737970 gene encoding 3-deoxy-manno-octulosonate cytidylyltransferase, mitochondrial isoform X1, protein MAFCPLPSSSSSSSDSSSSSSSPFESFNSAKFWILHGIMAGVAVAAAVGARAYWTRVKKFRNQVVGIIPARFASTRFQGKPLVEILGKPMIQRTWERAKLAATLDQVVVATDDEKIAECCRKFGADVVMTSESCRNGTERCSEALEKLGKNYDIVVNIQGDEPLIEPEIIDGIVKALQATPDAVFSTAVTSLKPEDALDPNRVKCVVDNRGYAIYFSRGLIPFNKSGKVNQQFPYLLHLGIQSYDTKFLKIYPDLQPTPLQLEEDLEQLKVLENGYKMKVIKVNHEAHGVDIPEDVQKIESLMRERNLS, encoded by the exons ATGGCCTTTTGCCCATTgccttcgtcttcttcttcttcctctgattCTTCATCCTCGTCTTCCTCGCCGTTTGAGTCTTTCAACAGCGCAAAGTTCTGGATCCTCCATGGCATTATGGCCGGAGTTGCAGTTGCTGCTGCGGTCGGTGCTCGCGCCTACTGGACTCGGGTCAAGAAATTCCGGAACCAGGTCGTCGGCATCATACCCGCCCGATTTGCTTCTACCCGGTTTCAGGGAAAGCCTCTCGTTGAGATTCTTGGTAAACCTATGATCCAG AGGACATGGGAAAGGGCAAAGCTGGCAGCCACGTTGGATCAAGTTG TTGTGGCAACTGATGATGAAAAGATTGCTGAGTGCTGTCGAAAGTTTGGAGCTGATGTTGTAATGACATCTGAGTCTTGTCGAAATG GTACTGAGCGCTGCAGTGAAGCCCTAGAGAAGCTTGGTAAAAACTATGATATTGTTGTCAACATTCAGGGTGATGAACCTCTTATTGAACCTGAAATAATTGATGGCATTGTCAAAGCTTTGCAG GCAACTCCAGATGCGGTGTTCAGTACTGCAGTCACATCTTTAAAGCCAGAAGATGCACTTGATCCGAATAGAGTGAAATGTGTCGTAGATAATCGTGGTTATGCTATCTATTTTTCACGAGGATTGATCCCATTCAACAA GTCGGGAAAGGTCAATCAACAGTTTCCTTATTTGCTTCATCTGGGGATACAG AGCTATGATACAAAGTTTCTGAAGATATATCCAGATCTTCAGCCTACTCCATTGCAACTGGAGGAAGATTTGGAACAGCTTAAAGTCCTCGAGAACGGCTATAAGATGAAG